A stretch of the Chlorobiota bacterium genome encodes the following:
- a CDS encoding T9SS type A sorting domain-containing protein, with the protein MIKRIVFIVCVMLKITVLHSQTKMPISILSNGATRSVVGSLLLSATFCQTSIGVTQMLPSVNYQGFWYSAYNLVNPITEVVEENSTKSSSKELNFKNYPNPVTSNTTIEFNIPLDSYVSLKLFNSIGYEVSTLIDGNRSLGVIKVHLSSNELKSGKYFVVLYTSGKSERISFVVIK; encoded by the coding sequence ATGATAAAAAGAATAGTTTTCATTGTTTGTGTAATGTTAAAAATTACAGTTTTACATTCTCAAACAAAAATGCCAATAAGCATACTCTCGAATGGTGCTACTAGGTCGGTTGTAGGATCACTTTTACTTAGTGCAACTTTTTGTCAAACTTCAATTGGTGTAACTCAAATGTTACCTTCAGTTAACTATCAGGGATTCTGGTACAGTGCTTACAACCTTGTAAATCCTATAACTGAAGTTGTTGAAGAAAATTCAACGAAAAGTAGTTCTAAAGAATTGAACTTTAAAAATTATCCAAATCCAGTAACATCAAATACTACCATTGAATTTAATATTCCACTTGATTCTTATGTTTCGCTAAAATTGTTTAATTCAATTGGTTATGAAGTATCAACTCTGATAGATGGTAATAGATCTTTAGGAGTAATCAAAGTCCATTTATCAAGTAATGAGCTAAAATCTGGTAAGTATTTTGTAGTACTATATACAAGTGGAAAAAGCGAAAGAATAAGTTTTGTTGTAATTAAGTAA
- a CDS encoding tetratricopeptide repeat protein gives MKNILNINAQLELVSDFIKVKKFREAKLICNKIVSNKIPLKLSEQDNLEFDNQFANTYRYLGFIYENENNLLKSIEFYSNSLEIFTKLNDIEKTAFVLSHLGGNYFTISNYKLSLEFYKKALNVYEELGNNIEMARIIGRIGVIYGQINDSKKCIEYLTKALKITQEAGYKPGEAAWLSGLGNIYSINNDFKQSLEYFQKALKINYKLGDNGNIAGNKSNIGLIYLRQYNLDKALKYFSEALIISKTGDNLIFTSIILRNLSEIYSDPKFPNFDYNIAESQLLEAIKLSNKVGSKFYLSKNYLQLSLIYEKQQKWEQSLKFIKKHILLQNEIKFEEIKKQADIFDHQLKLQEKDKIRAIENSKFLERENILNNILPTDITTRLINKENPIADKFESVSIIFIDIVHFTELSRQVSPDQLIFILNYIFTKFDTIFDEFGLEKIKTIGDAYMAVSGAPIVNNEHVESAANAALKIIDCIKNLKIKIPSKLKDPNWNIKLKDIQVRIGIHCGSAIAGVIGNKKFLYDLWGDSVNTASRMESHGEPGKIHISEEFYNQLIKSEQFNSSSFIYRGELEIKGKGLMKTYFLQ, from the coding sequence TTGAAAAATATTTTGAATATAAATGCTCAACTAGAATTAGTATCTGATTTTATAAAAGTTAAAAAATTTAGAGAAGCAAAATTAATTTGCAATAAAATTGTATCAAATAAAATTCCATTAAAATTATCTGAACAAGATAATTTGGAATTTGATAATCAGTTTGCTAATACATATAGATATTTAGGATTTATTTATGAAAATGAAAATAATTTGCTTAAGTCAATAGAATTTTACAGTAATTCTTTAGAAATTTTCACAAAATTAAATGATATAGAAAAGACTGCCTTTGTACTAAGTCATTTAGGAGGAAACTATTTTACTATATCAAATTATAAACTTTCTTTAGAATTTTACAAAAAAGCTTTAAATGTTTACGAAGAATTAGGGAATAACATAGAAATGGCTAGAATAATAGGCAGAATTGGTGTTATATATGGTCAAATAAATGATTCAAAAAAGTGTATTGAATATTTAACAAAAGCTTTAAAAATTACACAAGAAGCTGGATACAAACCAGGTGAAGCAGCATGGTTAAGTGGGTTAGGAAACATATATAGTATCAATAATGATTTTAAACAATCGTTGGAGTATTTTCAAAAAGCTTTAAAAATAAATTATAAACTTGGTGATAATGGCAATATTGCTGGGAATAAAAGTAACATTGGTTTAATTTATTTACGACAATATAATTTAGATAAAGCTTTAAAATATTTTTCAGAAGCTTTAATTATTTCCAAAACTGGAGATAATTTAATCTTTACTTCAATAATATTAAGGAATCTTAGTGAAATATATTCAGACCCTAAATTTCCTAATTTTGATTATAATATTGCAGAATCTCAGTTGTTAGAAGCTATCAAATTGAGTAATAAAGTAGGATCAAAATTTTACCTTTCAAAAAACTACCTCCAGTTATCATTAATATATGAGAAACAACAAAAGTGGGAACAATCACTCAAATTTATTAAAAAACATATTTTACTTCAAAATGAAATAAAATTTGAAGAAATAAAAAAACAAGCTGATATTTTTGATCATCAACTGAAATTACAAGAAAAAGATAAAATTAGAGCTATTGAAAATTCGAAATTTCTTGAGAGAGAAAATATACTTAATAATATACTTCCAACTGATATAACTACTCGATTAATAAATAAAGAAAACCCAATCGCTGATAAATTTGAATCAGTTTCTATAATATTTATAGATATTGTTCATTTCACAGAATTATCAAGACAAGTTTCTCCAGATCAATTAATTTTTATATTAAATTATATTTTTACTAAATTTGATACAATTTTCGATGAATTTGGTTTAGAAAAAATAAAGACAATTGGTGACGCATACATGGCAGTTAGTGGAGCACCAATAGTTAATAATGAACATGTTGAAAGTGCTGCAAATGCTGCACTAAAAATAATTGATTGTATTAAGAATTTAAAAATCAAAATCCCATCTAAACTTAAAGATCCAAACTGGAATATAAAATTAAAAGATATTCAAGTTCGAATTGGTATTCATTGTGGTAGTGCTATAGCGGGTGTGATAGGTAACAAAAAATTCTTGTATGATTTGTGGGGTGATTCTGTGAATACTGCTTCTAGAATGGAAAGTCATGGCGAACCAGGGAAAATTCATATCTCAGAAGAATTTTATAATCAACTTATTAAATCTGAACAATTCAACTCAAGTAGTTTTATTTACAGAGGTGAATTAGAAATTAAAGGTAAAGGGTTAATGAAAACTTACTTTTTACAATAG
- a CDS encoding T9SS type A sorting domain-containing protein yields the protein MNKIFYVIIFLGMYSISLNAQWLIPKSVMGAGGTFAEDGNVRIHATVGQPIISIVKNSSQVNYQGFWYTFGFKDGIGGVKEEQTFGSTSSKIGFKNFPNPFNSQTTIEFNLNTNSYVNLKLFNSLGKEVLSLIDGYREAGTIKVQITSDELENGQYIALLNTSNITERLNVIVVK from the coding sequence ATGAATAAAATATTTTATGTGATTATATTTTTGGGTATGTACTCTATTTCATTGAATGCTCAGTGGCTAATTCCTAAATCTGTAATGGGTGCTGGTGGAACATTTGCTGAAGATGGTAACGTTAGAATTCATGCTACGGTTGGTCAGCCAATTATTAGTATTGTAAAAAACAGTTCTCAAGTTAATTATCAAGGGTTTTGGTATACTTTTGGTTTTAAGGATGGTATAGGAGGAGTAAAAGAAGAACAGACATTTGGTAGTACTTCTTCAAAAATTGGATTTAAAAATTTTCCAAATCCTTTTAATTCTCAAACAACTATTGAATTTAATTTGAATACAAATTCTTATGTAAATTTAAAATTGTTTAATTCTTTAGGGAAAGAAGTTTTATCTCTAATTGATGGTTATAGGGAAGCAGGAACAATTAAAGTTCAAATAACTTCAGATGAATTAGAAAATGGACAATACATAGCTTTATTAAATACTTCTAATATTACAGAAAGACTTAATGTAATAGTTGTAAAATAA
- a CDS encoding S-adenosylmethionine:tRNA ribosyltransferase-isomerase, producing the protein MITTNQIKTKDFDYNLPVEKIALKPLRIRSKSKLLVYKCLENEISHNWFEEIDKFIEKGSLIIANDTKVIKARIPFRKSNELNAEIFLLEPKYPSTDTVITLSSKGNCSWICMTGNLSKKQLKEVYKIHVLEQELKFTFTKLSNDIIVNFEYSSEITFSEILENIGKIPLPPYIKRELDNDDAHDYQTVYAENDGAVAAPTAGLHFTDDVLKKLIKKDSNFQKVTLHVSAGTFIPVKTENITNHKMHSEKIIIPIITIEKYIETINKKGKVYFVGTTTLRTLESMYWFGTLLIYNLTNEFVIHQSTPYDFKFVKPSLLESFTKVLEFLQEKNYVELRGETSLMIIPTYKINTCDGLITNFHQPQSTLLMLIESMLGGTGKWRMLYEYALINNYRFLSYGDSCLIIR; encoded by the coding sequence ATGATAACAACAAACCAAATAAAAACAAAGGATTTTGATTACAATTTACCAGTTGAAAAGATTGCTTTAAAACCACTTAGAATTAGATCAAAGAGTAAATTGTTAGTATATAAATGTTTAGAAAATGAAATAAGTCACAATTGGTTTGAAGAAATAGATAAGTTTATAGAAAAAGGATCTTTGATAATTGCAAACGATACTAAAGTAATTAAAGCTAGGATTCCATTTCGAAAAAGTAACGAATTAAATGCAGAAATATTTTTACTTGAGCCTAAGTATCCATCAACTGACACAGTGATTACTTTATCTTCAAAAGGAAATTGTTCTTGGATATGTATGACTGGAAATTTATCTAAAAAACAGTTGAAAGAAGTATATAAGATTCATGTTTTAGAACAAGAATTGAAATTTACTTTTACAAAATTATCAAATGATATTATTGTAAACTTTGAATATTCCAGTGAAATAACATTTTCGGAAATTCTTGAAAACATAGGGAAAATTCCTTTACCACCGTACATAAAAAGAGAATTAGATAACGATGATGCTCATGATTACCAAACAGTTTATGCTGAAAATGATGGTGCTGTTGCAGCTCCTACTGCTGGTCTTCATTTCACAGACGATGTTTTAAAAAAACTTATAAAAAAAGATTCAAATTTTCAAAAAGTAACTTTGCATGTAAGTGCTGGCACATTTATACCAGTTAAAACTGAAAATATAACTAATCATAAAATGCATTCAGAAAAAATAATTATTCCAATAATTACAATTGAAAAATATATTGAAACAATAAATAAAAAAGGTAAAGTTTATTTTGTTGGTACAACCACATTAAGAACTTTAGAATCGATGTATTGGTTTGGAACACTATTAATTTATAACTTAACTAATGAATTTGTAATTCATCAAAGTACACCCTATGATTTTAAATTTGTTAAGCCAAGTTTGTTAGAATCATTCACAAAAGTATTAGAATTTTTACAAGAAAAAAATTATGTAGAGCTACGTGGTGAGACATCATTAATGATAATTCCTACCTATAAGATTAACACTTGCGATGGATTAATTACAAATTTCCATCAACCACAAAGTACTTTGCTAATGCTTATAGAATCTATGCTAGGAGGAACTGGGAAATGGAGAATGTTATATGAATATGCATTGATTAATAACTATAGGTTTTTAAGTTATGGAGATAGTTGTTTGATAATCAGATAA
- a CDS encoding ATP-binding protein, which yields MSYIIDFLNFGSLPFVGRNFLTSQIIGFWKQNSESRTLRTALLEGEAGVGKTRLIETVIPQIVAQKGICVHIKLYPESTASLYLLLAQALDESSAREIIKSSTKPFFNEIISNLRRISRIRNTIIFIEDAHLISIESKRDLGNLLESLSNEVISVVFLSRPVEMPVRDLIDLYKTEGWFVSGLSKEDIYEMWKLIFNYEPDPNIIEILNRETKGNSLALKSSLRTLVNSDAITEFDGNWMTESSLNTIERIVIKSTQLVADAMAFNLDDDELNTALKLATLGEVFSMEAASYLIENSEINIKKLKFRGLIVDSHYSAKILSGCKKSEYQALAFTHSLVHENLLKKSLINVEKLCQIISESTPLYSVIPFDLLSKFEIGFDVLDPDLMKKTFYSLLDLSYAIDETTDWKLAPRIFKPAENLLVNILSHCDEENTKIFKAEFLGCSLNLISREMRTDSFEANALVFKNYTSVYKSTRLAALHIKSLIFYIGNQIVYKGVYSDLDQNWEAISKIVKDYPYVRYSIEYLDFVREFIKSFNQYPFSNVSHIKSAINEYKNLIKDNNLEDSLRIKWIVEVGSNLLLLPIENIDTLNEREKFLIEIDSIPESRNADTQLAKARFLYSTGNYSQSTSTLALVANLEKAKGQNIGSGVGMMLLLICKGFLGLDYQSTSDGIFKILEISNDFKKPVFYNLLLLFLVRNWDQNISHFISNFYYQIEEAPIKYRFYYAAVTDKIDEILNLIKDKNLVDDPEFLAITTMISKNEISNEAKVAFDNIQSKPIFLNKDFIDKILLLKLMGIWEKKKRNNVNYFTDKLKEICIQITEWSLKSGILPVIENVITNFSHFFDKDNLKFYKSKVIAFNKERNVQIKIEDTSSDKLKICLFGTISVTHPKKETHKLRGERIRYCIGGIVANHLMKFKLELDEFNSIVTGEDIPELGKTAMRTVRHRLRELLGDEPLILTDGEPMRFNLEIADVDIIDAFNYLKNAKKDLKNNKLNNAANNLIKVYNLIDGGVSFPGLYSNFFESLREDWENSLREITNNVCKSLLEEQDFIHAEAILEQAVKTLIGDEELSFLYEQTLIKQSKSAEAEIVMMKNDDY from the coding sequence ATGAGTTATATAATTGATTTTTTGAATTTTGGTTCTCTTCCTTTTGTAGGTAGGAATTTTTTAACCTCACAAATTATAGGATTTTGGAAGCAGAATTCAGAGTCAAGAACCCTAAGGACTGCATTATTAGAGGGTGAGGCAGGTGTTGGGAAAACTAGATTAATTGAAACTGTAATCCCACAAATAGTAGCACAAAAGGGTATTTGTGTACATATTAAATTATATCCAGAATCAACTGCTTCCCTTTATTTACTCTTAGCTCAAGCACTTGATGAATCCTCTGCGAGAGAAATAATTAAAAGTTCTACTAAGCCATTTTTTAACGAAATTATATCAAATCTTAGAAGAATATCTAGGATTAGAAATACTATTATTTTTATTGAAGATGCCCATTTAATATCAATTGAATCGAAAAGGGATTTAGGTAACTTGCTTGAATCTTTATCTAATGAAGTTATTTCAGTTGTTTTTTTATCAAGACCTGTTGAAATGCCAGTTAGAGATTTGATTGATCTTTATAAAACTGAAGGTTGGTTTGTTAGTGGTTTATCAAAAGAGGATATATATGAAATGTGGAAATTGATTTTCAATTATGAACCTGACCCAAACATTATAGAAATTTTAAATAGAGAGACAAAAGGTAACTCTTTGGCTTTAAAGTCTTCACTTAGAACTTTAGTTAATTCTGATGCAATAACTGAGTTTGATGGAAATTGGATGACTGAATCCTCATTAAATACTATTGAAAGGATTGTTATAAAAAGCACACAATTAGTTGCAGATGCAATGGCATTTAACTTAGATGATGACGAGTTAAATACTGCACTTAAGCTGGCTACATTAGGTGAAGTTTTTTCTATGGAAGCTGCATCATATTTAATAGAAAATTCAGAAATTAATATTAAAAAATTAAAATTCAGAGGGTTAATTGTTGATTCTCACTACTCTGCGAAAATACTATCTGGATGTAAAAAAAGTGAATACCAAGCATTAGCTTTCACCCATTCATTAGTTCATGAAAACTTGTTAAAGAAATCTCTAATTAATGTTGAAAAACTTTGTCAAATTATTTCAGAATCAACCCCTTTATATTCAGTAATTCCTTTTGATTTGTTAAGTAAATTTGAAATTGGGTTTGATGTTTTAGATCCTGATTTAATGAAAAAAACATTCTATTCATTACTAGACTTATCTTATGCAATTGATGAAACAACTGATTGGAAATTAGCACCAAGAATTTTCAAACCTGCTGAAAATTTGTTAGTAAATATATTATCACATTGCGATGAAGAGAATACTAAGATTTTTAAAGCTGAATTTTTAGGTTGTTCTTTAAATTTAATTTCTAGAGAAATGCGTACTGATTCATTTGAAGCAAATGCATTAGTATTTAAGAATTATACATCAGTTTATAAATCTACACGTTTAGCTGCTTTACATATTAAATCACTGATTTTCTATATTGGTAATCAAATTGTTTATAAAGGTGTTTATTCAGATTTAGATCAAAATTGGGAAGCGATTTCAAAAATTGTAAAAGATTATCCTTATGTAAGATATTCTATTGAGTATTTAGATTTTGTACGTGAATTTATAAAGTCTTTTAATCAATATCCATTCTCAAATGTTTCACATATAAAAAGTGCAATTAATGAATATAAAAACTTAATAAAAGATAATAATTTAGAAGATTCATTAAGAATTAAATGGATTGTTGAAGTTGGAAGTAATTTACTTTTATTGCCCATTGAAAATATCGATACATTAAATGAAAGAGAAAAATTTTTAATTGAAATTGATTCAATTCCGGAAAGTAGGAATGCTGATACACAGCTAGCCAAAGCTAGATTCCTTTATTCAACGGGAAATTATTCCCAATCAACAAGCACATTAGCTTTGGTAGCAAATTTAGAAAAAGCTAAAGGTCAAAACATTGGATCTGGGGTTGGAATGATGCTTTTACTAATCTGTAAAGGATTTTTAGGACTTGATTATCAATCTACTTCTGATGGAATTTTCAAGATTCTTGAAATTTCAAATGATTTTAAAAAACCAGTTTTTTATAATTTATTACTATTATTTTTAGTTAGAAATTGGGATCAAAATATATCTCATTTTATTTCAAATTTTTATTACCAAATTGAAGAAGCTCCTATCAAATATAGATTTTATTATGCAGCAGTTACTGATAAAATTGATGAAATTTTAAATTTAATTAAAGATAAAAATCTTGTTGACGATCCTGAATTTTTAGCAATTACTACAATGATTTCTAAAAATGAAATTAGTAATGAAGCTAAAGTAGCATTTGATAATATTCAATCTAAACCAATTTTTTTAAATAAGGATTTTATAGATAAAATTTTACTTTTAAAATTGATGGGTATTTGGGAGAAGAAAAAGAGAAATAATGTAAATTATTTTACTGACAAACTTAAAGAAATATGCATTCAAATTACTGAATGGAGTTTGAAAAGTGGAATACTTCCTGTTATCGAAAATGTTATTACAAACTTTAGCCACTTTTTTGATAAAGATAATTTGAAATTTTATAAAAGCAAAGTGATTGCTTTTAATAAAGAAAGAAATGTTCAAATTAAAATTGAAGATACAAGTTCAGATAAATTAAAGATTTGTTTGTTTGGGACAATATCTGTAACTCACCCTAAAAAAGAAACACATAAACTTCGTGGTGAAAGAATTAGGTATTGTATTGGTGGTATTGTTGCTAATCATTTGATGAAGTTTAAATTAGAATTAGATGAGTTTAACTCCATTGTTACTGGTGAAGATATTCCAGAACTTGGCAAAACTGCTATGCGCACAGTAAGACATAGGTTGCGGGAACTACTAGGTGATGAACCATTAATATTGACTGATGGTGAACCTATGAGATTTAATCTTGAAATTGCTGATGTCGATATTATTGACGCATTTAATTATTTAAAAAATGCAAAAAAAGATCTTAAAAATAATAAGTTAAATAATGCTGCAAATAATTTAATAAAAGTCTATAATTTGATAGATGGTGGGGTTTCTTTTCCTGGATTGTATTCTAATTTTTTTGAATCTTTACGTGAAGATTGGGAAAATTCATTAAGAGAAATTACCAATAATGTTTGTAAATCTCTTTTAGAAGAACAAGACTTTATTCATGCTGAAGCTATATTAGAACAAGCAGTTAAAACATTGATTGGCGATGAAGAACTTTCTTTTTTATATGAGCAAACTTTGATCAAACAAAGTAAAAGTGCTGAAGCAGAAATAGTCATGATGAAAAATGATGATTATTAG
- a CDS encoding zinc ribbon domain-containing protein produces MELINVKESNTIKYCPNCKSVPYQDDKFCFKCGIVLNYKCCNCNHIILQKEFDFCPNCGVKIKNNKNK; encoded by the coding sequence ATGGAACTAATTAATGTTAAAGAATCAAATACAATCAAGTATTGTCCAAATTGTAAATCAGTCCCTTATCAAGATGATAAATTTTGCTTTAAATGTGGAATTGTTTTAAATTATAAATGTTGTAATTGTAATCACATAATATTACAAAAAGAATTTGACTTTTGTCCTAATTGTGGTGTTAAAATCAAAAATAATAAAAATAAATAA
- a CDS encoding iron ABC transporter permease, whose amino-acid sequence MKGIVLLSFVAIICLVIGSNNVFVNGLNNLNTQIIFDLRLPRIVLSISIGASLAFCGAVFQALLRNPLAEPYILGISNGCSIGAMIGLYLGLNTPFVWLFSFLTGGLVIILVLKIANKQKASNKNESLLIAGVMISALSAGIIFLLLHILGNNIRNAIQWMLGDLSSIDKTIGYFSFLLFIVVSIFSKYIGNILNAFSLGEEEAITLGLNTVIVRKYIYILVSLIIGISVSMCGAIGFIGLVVPHIVRYKFGSDNKILLPLTIILGGLFLLISDTIARVLPMFLGLNTGELPVGAVTALIGAPIFIFFSRKSHS is encoded by the coding sequence TTGAAAGGCATTGTCTTGCTTTCATTTGTAGCAATTATCTGTTTGGTAATTGGATCTAATAATGTATTTGTGAATGGTTTGAACAATTTAAACACTCAAATTATATTTGATCTGAGATTACCCAGGATTGTTTTATCAATTAGTATTGGAGCTTCATTAGCTTTTTGTGGAGCTGTTTTTCAAGCACTATTAAGAAACCCATTAGCCGAACCATATATTCTTGGAATTTCAAACGGATGTAGTATAGGTGCAATGATTGGTCTTTATTTAGGTTTGAATACACCATTTGTTTGGCTTTTCTCATTTTTAACTGGTGGATTAGTAATAATTTTAGTGCTGAAAATTGCAAACAAACAAAAAGCCTCAAATAAAAACGAGTCTTTGTTAATTGCTGGAGTTATGATATCAGCTTTAAGTGCTGGGATAATATTTTTATTGCTACATATTTTAGGGAATAATATCAGAAATGCAATTCAATGGATGTTAGGTGATTTGAGCTCAATAGATAAAACAATTGGTTATTTTTCATTTTTACTTTTTATTGTTGTTTCTATTTTCTCAAAGTACATAGGTAATATTTTAAATGCATTTTCTTTGGGTGAAGAAGAAGCTATTACTCTTGGATTAAATACTGTTATTGTTAGAAAATACATTTATATTCTTGTATCTTTAATAATTGGAATTTCAGTTTCTATGTGCGGTGCTATAGGCTTTATTGGTTTAGTTGTACCACATATTGTTAGATATAAATTTGGATCTGATAATAAAATTTTATTACCATTAACAATTATTCTCGGTGGATTATTTTTGTTGATAAGTGACACAATAGCAAGAGTTTTACCAATGTTTTTGGGGCTGAATACTGGGGAACTTCCAGTTGGTGCTGTTACCGCATTAATTGGTGCACCAATTTTTATTTTTTTTTCTAGAAAATCTCATTCATAA
- a CDS encoding ATP-binding cassette domain-containing protein: MISVINVTLAYGKRVLFDEVNLKFVKGSCYGVIGANGAGKSTFLKIISGEIEADKGTVDISPGERMAVLKQNQFEFDETSVLNTVLMGHKKMWDIMNEKDSLYMKEDFSESDGIRAGELEGEFGEMGGYTAESDAATFLNELGVKEEFHSSLMKDIPSNLKVRVLLAQALFGNPDILLLDEPTNGLDIETISWLENFLADYQNIVLVVSHDRHFLDAVCTHVADVDRGKIKIFTGNYTFWYMSSQLIARQQSDKNKRVEEKRKDLMEFITRFSANASKSKQATSRKKALDKLVVEDIEPSNRKYPGIIFQPLREVGNQILTVENLGKNIDGRVLFNKISFTVNKKDKIGFISRDPLAVSVLFDILNNKSEQDSGSIEWGTTVTTAYLPIDNSNFFSYDIKMIDWLREFVPANITDADEQMMRGYLGKMLFSGEDVFKKTNVLSGGEKVRCMISRMMLQNPNMIILDQPTNHLDLESIQSFNESCNNFPGVIFMTSHDHTFMETVANRIIEITPNGLIDRLSTFDEYLQDERVKGLREDMYNGVESPSIL, translated from the coding sequence ATGATAAGTGTAATTAATGTAACTCTAGCCTACGGTAAGAGAGTACTTTTTGATGAAGTAAATTTGAAATTTGTTAAAGGGAGCTGTTATGGAGTTATCGGTGCAAACGGGGCTGGTAAATCTACATTCCTTAAAATAATAAGTGGTGAAATAGAGGCTGATAAAGGGACTGTAGATATTTCCCCTGGTGAAAGAATGGCTGTTTTAAAACAGAATCAATTCGAATTTGATGAAACATCTGTTTTAAATACTGTGTTAATGGGACACAAAAAAATGTGGGATATAATGAATGAAAAAGATTCATTATATATGAAAGAAGATTTCTCTGAATCTGATGGAATAAGGGCTGGAGAGCTTGAAGGTGAGTTTGGTGAAATGGGCGGCTATACTGCGGAAAGTGATGCTGCAACTTTTTTAAATGAACTAGGAGTTAAAGAAGAATTCCATTCAAGCTTGATGAAGGATATTCCATCAAATTTAAAAGTTAGAGTTCTGTTAGCTCAAGCACTTTTTGGAAATCCAGATATATTATTATTGGATGAACCAACAAATGGATTGGATATAGAAACAATAAGTTGGTTAGAAAATTTTTTAGCAGATTATCAAAATATAGTATTGGTTGTAAGCCATGATCGACATTTTTTGGATGCAGTTTGTACTCATGTTGCCGATGTTGATAGAGGAAAAATTAAAATATTTACTGGAAATTATACATTCTGGTATATGTCATCACAACTTATAGCACGTCAGCAATCTGATAAAAACAAAAGAGTAGAAGAAAAGAGAAAAGATTTAATGGAATTTATTACTAGGTTTAGTGCTAATGCATCTAAATCTAAGCAGGCAACTTCACGTAAAAAAGCTTTAGATAAATTAGTTGTTGAAGATATTGAACCTTCAAACAGAAAATACCCTGGAATAATTTTTCAACCTCTTCGTGAAGTTGGGAATCAAATATTAACAGTAGAAAATTTAGGGAAAAATATTGATGGTAGAGTTCTGTTTAATAAAATTAGTTTTACTGTTAACAAAAAAGATAAAATTGGATTTATTAGTAGAGATCCTTTGGCTGTAAGTGTGTTGTTTGATATTTTAAACAATAAATCTGAACAAGATTCTGGTTCAATAGAATGGGGCACAACTGTTACAACTGCTTACCTTCCAATTGACAATAGTAATTTTTTTAGTTATGATATTAAAATGATAGATTGGCTTCGTGAGTTTGTTCCTGCTAACATTACTGATGCCGATGAACAAATGATGAGAGGATATTTAGGAAAAATGTTGTTTAGCGGTGAAGACGTTTTCAAAAAAACAAATGTGTTAAGTGGAGGTGAAAAAGTGAGGTGTATGATTAGCCGTATGATGCTCCAAAATCCTAATATGATAATTTTAGATCAACCAACTAATCACCTAGATTTAGAGAGTATTCAAAGTTTTAATGAAAGTTGTAATAACTTCCCTGGAGTTATTTTCATGACTTCACATGATCATACTTTTATGGAAACTGTTGCAAATAGAATAATTGAAATTACTCCAAATGGTTTAATTGATAGGCTATCTACTTTTGATGAATATTTACAAGACGAAAGAGTTAAAGGTTTAAGAGAAGATATGTACAATGGTGTTGAATCTCCTTCCATTTTATAA
- a CDS encoding CopD family protein — protein MNFLYIKALHIIFIVTWFAGLFYIVRLFIYFAETSKKSEPEKTILQKQYSIMQKRLWYGITYPSAILTLIFGLSLLTFYPEIPRWLWIKLCIVLLLYLYHFTCQLIFSQQQKGIIKYSSNQLRIWNEVATIILVAIVFLVSLKDTISMIKGVLGLIIFSIILMIGIKIYKKFRK, from the coding sequence ATGAATTTTTTATATATCAAAGCGCTTCATATAATCTTTATTGTAACTTGGTTTGCAGGATTGTTTTATATAGTTAGGTTATTTATATATTTTGCTGAAACGTCCAAAAAATCCGAACCAGAAAAAACAATTCTTCAAAAACAATACTCTATAATGCAAAAAAGGTTGTGGTATGGAATAACTTATCCATCTGCAATATTAACATTGATTTTTGGATTATCATTATTAACCTTTTATCCAGAAATTCCAAGGTGGCTTTGGATAAAGTTATGTATTGTTTTGCTATTGTATCTTTATCATTTTACTTGCCAATTAATTTTTTCTCAACAACAAAAAGGTATAATTAAATATTCATCTAATCAACTTAGGATTTGGAATGAAGTTGCAACTATTATATTAGTTGCAATCGTTTTTTTAGTTTCATTAAAAGATACCATTAGTATGATAAAAGGGGTTTTAGGTCTGATAATTTTTTCAATTATTTTAATGATTGGTATAAAAATTTATAAGAAATTTAGAAAATAG